In one Mucilaginibacter ginsenosidivorax genomic region, the following are encoded:
- a CDS encoding tetratricopeptide repeat protein, which yields MTTTFAFAQSEALKVVVNNLAFYKQSKDLKYLRAAKKSADSLVVTKSDSADLAKNTYRALINASILFIDSANTLGQPATLLAQTSDLTDKLSAKSKIYNYQPEMDYVKRCLTNVYIRKGFEFVNNSDFANGRQSFENAKKYAPNFKQINDYIAYANNKMGNLVDAAKYYSNLLAVDSTRTEYIETASSIYKSLGDTSKALQILKKGRKLVPNDRFLLLDEANIYNNLKDYKALEPLIAQLLDINSNNADIAFVAANCYDHLNKYDQAESLYLHTIELNGSAYDPAFNLGLLYLKQSALTKQEGESDRNIGMAIQWLEKANEISPNNVKGLQALQIAYAKTNNKDQLDKINNKLKQLTN from the coding sequence ATGACTACAACTTTTGCCTTCGCTCAGTCCGAAGCGCTGAAAGTTGTAGTTAATAACCTTGCTTTCTACAAGCAAAGTAAAGATCTGAAATACCTGCGGGCGGCAAAAAAATCGGCAGATAGCCTGGTAGTTACCAAATCAGATTCGGCAGATTTAGCTAAGAATACCTACCGGGCGTTGATTAACGCAAGTATTTTATTTATTGATTCTGCAAATACGCTGGGACAGCCTGCCACATTATTAGCACAAACATCAGATCTTACCGACAAGCTCTCGGCCAAAAGCAAGATATATAATTATCAGCCCGAAATGGATTATGTAAAACGGTGCCTGACCAACGTTTACATCAGGAAGGGGTTTGAATTTGTAAATAATTCTGATTTCGCTAACGGCCGGCAGTCATTTGAAAATGCCAAAAAGTACGCCCCTAATTTTAAGCAAATCAATGATTACATAGCCTATGCCAATAACAAGATGGGGAATTTGGTAGATGCGGCTAAGTATTACAGTAACCTGTTAGCCGTAGATAGCACCCGTACCGAGTACATTGAAACAGCGTCGAGTATTTATAAATCGTTGGGTGATACTTCAAAAGCACTGCAGATACTAAAAAAAGGCAGGAAACTTGTGCCAAACGATCGTTTTTTACTGCTTGACGAGGCAAACATCTACAACAATTTAAAGGACTATAAAGCGTTAGAGCCATTAATTGCCCAACTACTTGATATTAATTCAAATAACGCCGATATTGCATTCGTAGCAGCCAATTGCTACGACCATCTGAACAAATATGACCAGGCCGAATCGCTTTATTTACACACTATTGAATTAAATGGATCGGCTTATGATCCGGCATTTAATTTGGGTTTGTTATATCTAAAGCAAAGCGCTTTAACGAAGCAGGAGGGGGAGAGCGATAGAAATATCGGTATGGCTATTCAATGGCTCGAAAAAGCCAACGAAATATCGCCAAATAACGTAAAGGGTTTGCAAGCACTGCAAATTGCATATGCAAAAACCAATAACAAAGATCAACTTGATAAGATAAACAATAAATTAAAACAGCTAACTAATTAA
- a CDS encoding tetratricopeptide repeat protein: protein MKIKLLMAGLLGLVSATTFAQKGELNTAKSEYEKYEGLRGTPLAKASLTTARTSIDKAAANEKTATLPLTYALKGAIYSTYANQDTVAATSLPLFTAAEEALKKAKELDTKGENKQLIETGNLNLAQYQLTKGVAEYGSGKYDLAYKSFDYYRTILPEDTNAIYYTGLSAANSKNYPAAISNYTKLVTTKFSKVQGVYLDLSSVYLLNADTANALKAVTEGVAKFPNNAELRKREIEISLQTGKEKEVLEKIQTALAADPKNKTLYYYAGLTYSQTAEALGRDQAKAKDAATKAKLQASKVENYNKAAEMYKKALEIDPNYFEANLNLGYVIINPAIDDYNAANKLPANKQKEYDAAIAKAKAQFEAAKPYLLKAADLNPKSVDALTNLRTYYLGVKDDANATKIKAQLDAIK, encoded by the coding sequence ATGAAAATCAAACTTTTGATGGCTGGCCTTTTGGGCTTAGTTTCAGCAACAACGTTTGCACAAAAAGGCGAATTGAACACTGCCAAATCAGAATATGAAAAGTATGAAGGTTTAAGGGGCACACCTTTAGCCAAAGCAAGTTTAACTACTGCCCGCACATCAATTGACAAGGCTGCTGCCAATGAAAAAACAGCAACGTTGCCGCTTACCTACGCATTAAAAGGTGCAATTTATTCAACCTATGCTAACCAGGATACGGTGGCTGCTACCTCATTACCGTTATTTACAGCTGCAGAAGAAGCGTTGAAAAAAGCTAAGGAACTGGATACTAAAGGCGAGAATAAGCAATTGATAGAAACCGGCAACCTGAATTTAGCCCAATATCAACTTACAAAAGGTGTTGCCGAATACGGAAGCGGTAAATATGACTTGGCTTATAAATCATTTGATTATTACCGCACCATATTACCTGAAGATACCAATGCAATTTATTACACCGGGTTATCTGCGGCAAATTCAAAAAACTATCCTGCGGCGATATCAAATTATACAAAACTGGTGACTACTAAGTTTTCAAAAGTTCAAGGCGTATATCTTGATCTGTCGTCTGTTTATTTGTTAAATGCAGATACCGCAAACGCACTTAAGGCAGTTACAGAAGGTGTTGCAAAATTTCCCAACAACGCAGAGTTACGCAAGAGAGAAATAGAAATAAGCCTGCAAACCGGTAAAGAAAAAGAAGTATTGGAAAAAATCCAAACTGCTTTAGCTGCCGATCCTAAAAACAAAACGCTGTATTACTATGCTGGTTTAACATATTCGCAAACAGCCGAGGCATTGGGCAGAGATCAAGCCAAAGCAAAAGACGCTGCCACAAAAGCTAAATTACAGGCAAGCAAAGTTGAGAATTATAACAAAGCCGCGGAAATGTACAAAAAGGCGTTAGAAATAGATCCAAACTATTTTGAAGCTAACTTAAATTTAGGTTACGTTATAATCAACCCGGCTATTGATGATTACAACGCCGCTAATAAACTGCCAGCTAACAAACAAAAAGAATACGATGCCGCTATTGCAAAAGCAAAAGCGCAATTTGAAGCAGCAAAACCGTATTTGCTAAAAGCTGCAGATTTGAATCCAAAATCTGTTGATGCATTAACAAACTTACGCACTTATTACCTGGGCGTAAAAGATGATGCTAACGCGACAAAAATCAAAGCTCAATTAGACGCAATTAAATAA
- a CDS encoding DUF4442 domain-containing protein, whose translation MVVSERVLKWAMRLYPPLLLQRIWVVSFYEGYKGVEVKIKKSFLNNNYNNSIFGGTLFAAADPFYPLLFYQLFTKKGYRLKVWSKSATVKYLKPASTDLHFKVMLGDAEIAEAEDILKKVGKYTGHHPIDIYDKDGEICVSLMNEVYVRNLDFIDQNL comes from the coding sequence ATGGTTGTATCGGAACGAGTACTAAAGTGGGCAATGCGTTTGTACCCTCCCCTCCTTTTGCAACGTATTTGGGTGGTAAGTTTTTATGAGGGTTATAAAGGAGTTGAAGTAAAAATCAAAAAAAGCTTTTTAAACAATAATTACAACAATTCAATTTTTGGGGGGACGCTTTTTGCCGCTGCCGATCCGTTTTACCCATTGTTATTTTATCAATTGTTTACAAAAAAAGGATACCGTTTAAAGGTTTGGTCAAAATCAGCAACTGTAAAATATTTGAAACCAGCTTCAACCGATCTGCATTTTAAAGTCATGTTGGGCGATGCTGAAATCGCCGAAGCAGAGGATATATTGAAGAAAGTTGGGAAATATACGGGGCATCATCCTATTGACATATATGATAAAGACGGTGAAATATGTGTTTCATTAATGAATGAGGTTTATGTACGTAACCTGGATTTTATCGATCAGAATTTATAA
- a CDS encoding GNAT family N-acetyltransferase, whose protein sequence is MTTFIDDSRFTDNGFIISTDKHLLPIDVIYNYLNDDSYWAQGISRTTVEKAIENSMCFGVYKKGTFAGFARVVTDKATFAYLCDVFILPEFRRLNLSKWLMQTIVNDPDLQGLRRWSLATADAHGLYEQFGFSKISKPERWMEIFAPYIKPQ, encoded by the coding sequence ATGACTACTTTTATTGATGATTCTCGTTTTACTGACAATGGTTTTATTATATCAACAGATAAGCATTTATTGCCTATTGATGTTATATACAACTATTTAAACGATGATTCTTACTGGGCCCAGGGCATTTCACGAACAACGGTTGAAAAAGCGATAGAAAACTCCATGTGCTTTGGCGTCTATAAAAAAGGTACTTTCGCTGGTTTTGCAAGGGTGGTTACGGATAAAGCAACTTTCGCATATCTGTGTGATGTGTTTATTTTACCCGAGTTCAGAAGATTGAACCTCTCAAAATGGCTGATGCAAACTATAGTTAACGATCCTGATTTGCAAGGATTGCGTCGCTGGTCGTTGGCTACAGCCGATGCTCATGGCCTATACGAGCAGTTTGGCTTTTCGAAAATAAGCAAGCCGGAAAGATGGATGGAAATATTTGCACCATATATAAAGCCTCAGTAA
- a CDS encoding AlbA family DNA-binding domain-containing protein produces MNIKKLIFEGEGVKLDFKKTITSCEKIARTMVSFANNKGGKLLIGVADDGSIKGVKSEDEERYMITRAAHMFIRPALEPTFEEVYVDDKLVLVVDTPPSDLKPHYALADDGKWWAYVRVKDKSVLASKIVLEVLKRSSSEQGVLIEYSENEKTLLNHLEKSNRITIKECSELLKMGRRRTQRILVDLILSGLIRINTTEKEEYYTAC; encoded by the coding sequence ATGAATATTAAAAAACTGATTTTTGAGGGCGAGGGAGTTAAACTCGATTTTAAAAAGACAATTACCAGCTGCGAAAAGATAGCCAGAACAATGGTGTCATTCGCCAATAATAAAGGTGGTAAGCTATTAATTGGCGTTGCCGATGACGGAAGTATTAAAGGGGTAAAATCTGAGGACGAAGAGCGCTACATGATTACCAGGGCTGCCCACATGTTTATCAGACCAGCGTTGGAGCCTACTTTTGAAGAAGTGTATGTTGACGACAAACTGGTATTGGTAGTAGATACTCCACCCAGTGACCTTAAACCCCACTACGCTCTTGCCGACGATGGAAAATGGTGGGCTTATGTAAGAGTAAAAGATAAAAGTGTATTAGCCAGTAAAATTGTACTGGAAGTGCTTAAAAGGTCATCAAGCGAGCAGGGAGTATTAATAGAATATTCGGAGAATGAAAAAACGCTTCTCAATCACCTGGAAAAATCTAACCGGATCACAATAAAAGAGTGCAGTGAACTACTAAAAATGGGGCGACGACGCACCCAACGTATTTTGGTTGATCTGATACTTTCTGGACTCATCCGGATTAATACAACCGAAAAAGAGGAATATTATACAGCTTGTTAG
- a CDS encoding MATE family efflux transporter, which produces MKAIYHKYRPFYSESLKLAIPVMISQLGHIMVQISDSIIIGHFTNKVSLAAVSLVNSLFMIPLVVGMGISYGLTPLIAQNNARKDFKECGLLLSNSLMLNLLTGIALFSAIYFGTLPLIGHLGQAPSVVKAATPYLFLLSLSIIPLLIFNTFKQFAEGLGFTKQAMKISIWGNVINICLGIIFVKGLFGIHPMGIKGVGYSTLIDRCVMAVVMSFYVFKSPIFKGYLKSFAIKNIDRLRGLQILKIGAPVALQYIFEVSAFGGASILIGTIGVNQQAAHLVALNLASATYMMATGVSAAAAIKSGNYFGVSDHKNLRLAAISNYHIVLILMGITAVIFAVGRNYLPWIITSDKDVIIIASQLLIIAAFFQLFDGTQVVGLGVLRGMGDVNIPTFITFLAYWVGGLPIGYLLGIKLKMGVYGVWYGLVLGLAIASVLLFWRFNLISKRHRDTTVPIFAKD; this is translated from the coding sequence ATGAAAGCCATATACCATAAATACCGTCCATTTTATAGCGAGAGTTTAAAGCTGGCTATTCCGGTAATGATATCGCAGCTTGGCCATATTATGGTTCAGATATCAGACTCAATCATCATTGGTCATTTTACAAATAAAGTATCATTGGCCGCAGTTTCGTTGGTAAACAGCCTGTTTATGATACCTCTTGTTGTGGGCATGGGCATATCGTATGGCTTAACCCCGCTCATCGCTCAAAATAATGCGCGCAAGGATTTCAAGGAATGTGGTTTATTGCTTTCAAATAGTTTAATGTTAAACCTCCTGACCGGCATTGCCTTGTTTTCGGCTATATATTTCGGTACGTTGCCGTTAATTGGGCATCTCGGGCAGGCACCATCAGTTGTAAAAGCGGCCACGCCTTATCTCTTCCTGTTAAGTCTGTCAATTATTCCGCTGCTTATTTTTAACACCTTTAAACAGTTTGCCGAGGGTTTGGGCTTTACCAAACAGGCTATGAAAATATCTATTTGGGGCAATGTGATCAATATCTGCCTTGGGATTATATTTGTTAAAGGCCTGTTCGGTATTCATCCTATGGGGATAAAAGGAGTTGGTTACAGCACACTGATTGATCGTTGTGTTATGGCAGTTGTAATGTCCTTTTATGTATTCAAATCCCCCATATTTAAAGGTTATTTAAAGAGTTTTGCCATCAAAAACATCGACCGATTGCGTGGACTGCAAATCTTGAAAATTGGTGCTCCGGTTGCCCTGCAGTATATTTTTGAGGTTAGCGCATTTGGCGGCGCATCTATTTTAATAGGTACCATCGGTGTAAACCAGCAAGCTGCACATTTGGTTGCGCTTAACCTGGCCTCGGCTACATATATGATGGCCACAGGCGTATCGGCCGCTGCCGCGATAAAATCGGGCAACTATTTTGGTGTCAGTGATCACAAAAACCTGCGACTTGCAGCTATATCTAATTATCATATCGTATTGATATTGATGGGAATAACGGCAGTTATTTTCGCTGTTGGTCGAAATTATTTACCATGGATCATAACCTCCGACAAAGACGTTATCATTATCGCCTCACAACTGCTTATCATAGCTGCTTTTTTTCAACTTTTTGATGGAACGCAGGTTGTTGGTTTGGGTGTATTGCGCGGAATGGGCGATGTAAATATCCCAACATTTATCACCTTTCTGGCTTATTGGGTGGGTGGTTTGCCAATTGGTTACTTGCTTGGCATCAAATTAAAAATGGGCGTTTATGGTGTTTGGTATGGCCTTGTGTTGGGTTTGGCTATTGCCTCTGTGCTGCTTTTCTGGAGGTTCAACCTGATTAGCAAACGTCATAGAGATACAACGGTACCGATATTTGCAAAAGATTAA
- a CDS encoding histone deacetylase family protein: MFKVAYDPIYAHPLPEGHRFPMLKYELIPAQLLHEGLVKPDDIFSPGVLAEDIVLTTHDKDYWRQLRDLTLPLKEQRRIGFPLSARLVERELRIAKGTIDGCLSALTNRIAFNVAGGTHHAGTNWGEGFCMLNDQAIAANYLLHSNLSKSILIIDLDVHQGNGTAQIFENEPRIFTFSMHGDKNFPFRKETSDLDIPLADGVGDEEYLDILCKTLPKLISQQKPDFVFYLSGVDVLSTDKLGKLSLSKEACRERDRFVFEQCINNNVPVQVSMGGGYSPQIRDIVDAHCNTFKAAIDLYF; encoded by the coding sequence ATGTTTAAGGTAGCCTACGACCCGATATACGCCCATCCGCTGCCCGAAGGGCATCGTTTCCCAATGCTGAAGTATGAACTTATTCCTGCGCAGTTATTACATGAAGGGCTTGTTAAGCCCGACGATATTTTCTCGCCCGGAGTGCTGGCCGAAGATATTGTACTTACAACCCACGATAAAGACTACTGGCGGCAACTTCGCGATTTAACGCTTCCATTAAAAGAGCAGCGGCGAATAGGTTTTCCTTTATCAGCACGGTTGGTGGAACGGGAATTACGAATCGCTAAAGGAACTATTGACGGTTGTCTGTCAGCATTAACTAACCGGATTGCATTTAACGTAGCTGGCGGTACACATCATGCCGGTACAAACTGGGGTGAAGGCTTTTGCATGTTGAATGATCAGGCTATTGCTGCTAATTATTTGTTACATAGTAATTTATCTAAATCTATCTTAATTATTGATTTAGATGTTCACCAGGGAAATGGCACGGCTCAAATATTTGAAAATGAACCGCGTATATTTACATTTTCGATGCATGGTGATAAAAACTTCCCGTTCAGAAAAGAAACTTCTGATCTTGATATTCCGTTAGCCGACGGAGTTGGAGATGAAGAGTACCTGGACATTTTATGTAAAACATTGCCAAAGTTAATCAGCCAACAAAAACCAGATTTTGTGTTTTACCTATCGGGCGTGGACGTTTTGAGTACCGATAAACTGGGTAAACTATCCCTTAGTAAAGAAGCCTGCAGAGAACGCGACAGATTTGTATTTGAGCAATGTATCAACAATAACGTGCCGGTACAGGTAAGCATGGGAGGGGGGTACTCACCACAAATCAGGGATATTGTAGATGCACATTGCAATACTTTTAAAGCAGCTATTGACTTGTATTTTTAA
- a CDS encoding bestrophin family protein, with product MVYYNPKEWFSFIFKLNKADTLRELLPLIIAVSAYAGAVIYLLIDFWHLPDSSLLKKVSFVHQTVGFVLSLLLAFRINSAYDRWWEGRKVWGSLTNSSRNLAIKLKFLIGEEEWAFFNYLIPLYARVLRNHLRDIYIPEEQAFVVIDAEKHVPNQVASAIIGRVYGLNKQGIINPEQLFSVTAEITSFTDICGACERIRKTPIPFSYNVFIKKFIFTYIMTLPFTWAFEMKYLAIPIIGFVLFVFASIELLAEEIEDPFGYDANDLPLDNICENIQKHVGEILG from the coding sequence ATGGTTTATTACAATCCCAAAGAGTGGTTCTCTTTTATTTTTAAACTCAATAAAGCCGACACCCTGCGCGAGCTTCTGCCGTTGATTATTGCCGTTAGTGCCTATGCGGGTGCAGTAATTTATTTACTGATAGACTTTTGGCATTTACCAGACAGCAGCCTGCTCAAAAAAGTAAGTTTTGTACACCAAACCGTAGGGTTTGTATTGTCGTTACTGCTGGCCTTCCGGATAAATTCGGCGTATGACCGTTGGTGGGAAGGCAGGAAAGTATGGGGTAGCTTAACCAATAGCAGCCGTAACCTGGCTATAAAACTAAAATTCCTGATTGGCGAAGAGGAATGGGCATTTTTCAACTACCTAATCCCGTTATATGCAAGAGTGTTACGAAATCACCTGCGGGATATTTATATACCAGAAGAACAGGCCTTTGTTGTTATCGATGCAGAAAAACATGTGCCCAACCAGGTGGCATCAGCTATTATCGGCCGTGTTTACGGGCTTAACAAACAAGGAATTATAAACCCGGAGCAATTGTTTAGTGTAACTGCCGAAATAACTTCATTTACAGATATTTGTGGTGCTTGTGAAAGGATCAGGAAAACCCCGATACCGTTTTCATATAACGTTTTCATCAAGAAGTTTATCTTTACTTACATCATGACGCTTCCATTTACATGGGCGTTTGAGATGAAATATCTTGCGATCCCAATTATTGGTTTTGTACTATTTGTTTTTGCCAGCATCGAGCTACTGGCCGAGGAAATTGAAGATCCGTTTGGATACGATGCCAACGATCTACCCCTGGATAATATATGCGAGAATATCCAGAAACACGTAGGGGAGATCCTGGGTTAA
- the kynU gene encoding kynureninase — MNYQNSLAFAIEQDELDSLKRFRDRFLIPKHKGEDAIYLCGNSLGLQPKSAAQYIADQMANWQNLAVEGWFQGSDSWLEYHKPLTRSIANIVGASENEVAVMNSLTVNLHLLMISFYKPDSKRFKIIMEGGAFPSDQYAMESQVKFHGLDPKDAIIEIFPREGEVTLRTEDILNCINEHGDELALVMFSGINYYTGQFFDLPAIAKAAHDAGAYAGFDLAHAAGNVPLKLHEWGADFACWCSYKYMNSGPGGISGIFVHEKHFTDKAMNRLAGWWGYRADRRFLMTPGFDPAVGAEGWQVSTSPIILLALFKASMAIFDTVGDIDILRKKSVALTGYLEFLTGEINKDRGDNVFNIITPANEADRGCQLSIVCSRNAKKIFNYLAENGVIGDWREPDVIRLSPVPLYNSFQDVYHTAKHLANAIEAVK, encoded by the coding sequence ATGAATTACCAGAATAGCTTAGCATTTGCAATTGAACAAGACGAACTTGATTCGCTGAAAAGGTTCAGAGATCGTTTTTTGATCCCGAAACATAAGGGAGAGGATGCCATTTATCTTTGTGGTAATTCTCTTGGCCTGCAGCCAAAATCTGCTGCTCAATATATCGCCGATCAAATGGCAAACTGGCAAAATCTCGCGGTTGAAGGATGGTTCCAGGGAAGTGATTCCTGGCTGGAGTATCACAAACCCCTTACCAGGTCGATAGCAAACATAGTAGGTGCCAGTGAGAATGAAGTTGCTGTTATGAATTCGCTTACAGTGAATCTTCATTTATTAATGATAAGTTTCTATAAACCAGATAGTAAAAGATTTAAAATCATTATGGAAGGCGGCGCTTTCCCGTCAGATCAGTACGCCATGGAAAGCCAGGTTAAGTTTCATGGCCTTGATCCGAAAGATGCCATCATCGAGATTTTTCCGCGTGAAGGCGAAGTAACATTACGTACCGAAGATATCTTAAATTGCATCAATGAGCACGGTGATGAATTAGCTTTAGTAATGTTTAGTGGAATAAACTATTACACCGGCCAGTTTTTCGATTTACCGGCAATAGCTAAAGCCGCACACGATGCAGGGGCCTATGCCGGTTTCGATTTGGCGCACGCTGCCGGTAATGTACCTTTGAAATTACACGAGTGGGGCGCCGATTTCGCCTGCTGGTGCTCTTACAAGTATATGAACTCGGGCCCTGGTGGAATCAGTGGAATATTCGTACACGAAAAACACTTTACAGATAAGGCAATGAACCGCCTTGCGGGCTGGTGGGGCTATCGCGCCGATAGACGTTTTTTAATGACTCCGGGGTTTGATCCTGCTGTTGGTGCCGAAGGCTGGCAGGTGAGCACAAGCCCGATAATTCTCCTGGCTTTATTTAAGGCCTCTATGGCGATTTTTGATACCGTAGGCGATATTGATATCCTTCGCAAAAAAAGCGTTGCGCTAACGGGTTATTTGGAGTTTTTGACCGGCGAGATTAATAAAGATCGGGGTGACAATGTTTTTAACATTATCACCCCGGCAAACGAAGCTGATCGCGGTTGCCAGTTATCGATAGTTTGCAGCCGGAACGCTAAAAAGATTTTCAATTACCTGGCCGAAAATGGTGTAATTGGCGATTGGCGCGAACCTGATGTGATTCGCTTAAGCCCTGTTCCATTATACAATTCTTTCCAGGACGTTTATCATACAGCAAAACACCTGGCAAATGCCATAGAAGCTGTAAAGTAA